One Chroococcidiopsis sp. TS-821 genomic window carries:
- a CDS encoding response regulator encodes MEVLLVSNKQAVNQPLVLAVDDDEDSLCLVSEVVKGSNLSCITATDGKTALSLAQVHQPNLILLDILLPDLNGVEVLHRLRKNPQTQCIPVIAVTALAKEEDCDRIMAAGCDGYITKPYMLDDLEDLIFRYLYPTAVTA; translated from the coding sequence TTGGAAGTACTCTTAGTAAGCAACAAACAGGCAGTTAATCAGCCACTGGTTCTCGCAGTTGACGATGATGAAGATAGCTTATGTTTAGTTAGTGAGGTGGTGAAAGGGAGTAACTTATCATGCATTACTGCCACGGATGGTAAAACAGCTTTATCGTTAGCGCAGGTGCATCAACCGAATTTAATTTTATTGGATATCTTACTGCCCGATTTGAATGGCGTGGAAGTTTTACATCGTTTAAGAAAAAATCCGCAAACTCAATGTATTCCTGTCATTGCCGTCACAGCGTTAGCAAAAGAAGAAGACTGCGATCGTATTATGGCGGCTGGTTGTGACGGTTACATCACTAAGCCTTACATGTTAGATGACTTGGAAGACTTAATTTTCCGCTATTTATATCCCACTGCCGTTACAGCTTAG
- a CDS encoding DUF2294 domain-containing protein, with the protein MEEKKPVDCLQMEATLAQQIQALYFKQLGHLPEKVVCNLSNQSLTVVVEHPTTPPERLLIESQKNDLAREFGRNLYRAIEPQLKNLIEEVLKVPVVDLLGSSNSDSERMSIVAVLADKPV; encoded by the coding sequence ATGGAGGAAAAAAAACCAGTCGATTGCCTTCAGATGGAAGCAACTTTAGCGCAACAGATTCAGGCTTTGTATTTCAAACAGCTAGGACATTTACCCGAAAAAGTTGTCTGTAATTTGTCAAACCAAAGTTTAACCGTTGTTGTTGAACATCCAACGACTCCACCAGAACGACTTCTGATCGAAAGTCAGAAAAATGATTTAGCCCGAGAATTTGGTCGGAATTTATATAGAGCTATAGAACCACAACTCAAAAACTTGATCGAAGAAGTTCTAAAAGTCCCTGTAGTCGATCTTTTGGGTAGTTCTAATAGTGACTCCGAGCGAATGAGTATAGTTGCCGTTTTAGCAGATAAGCCGGTTTAA
- a CDS encoding response regulator, with product MDMNLQSSSHSPQQDQLRQPLVLAVDDNEDNLQLLAQLLMLIDCSHITATDGQSAVLMAQNYQPNLILLDMMLPDLDGIEVVLRLKQNPETMEIPIVAVTAMAREEDQQRFLRAGCQEYIKKPYIIEELEATIRRCLS from the coding sequence ATGGATATGAATTTGCAAAGTTCTTCTCATAGTCCTCAGCAAGATCAGCTTAGACAACCATTAGTCTTGGCTGTAGACGATAATGAAGATAATTTGCAGCTATTGGCGCAGTTGCTAATGTTGATTGATTGTTCTCACATTACAGCAACTGATGGTCAATCAGCAGTGCTCATGGCACAAAATTACCAACCAAACTTGATTTTATTAGATATGATGCTGCCCGATTTGGATGGAATTGAGGTAGTATTGCGCTTAAAACAAAATCCAGAAACGATGGAAATTCCCATTGTTGCGGTGACTGCAATGGCAAGAGAAGAAGATCAGCAACGCTTTTTACGTGCAGGATGTCAGGAATACATCAAAAAACCCTATATTATTGAAGAACTAGAAGCAACGATTCGCCGCTGTCTTAGTTAA
- a CDS encoding DUF2294 domain-containing protein, whose protein sequence is MDSSTPTRGQIERALSQRIQALYRNQLEHQPSRISCQIFDEKVAIILEDSITQPEQLLVNTGQEELAQEVRSEIDEALKPQIQSIIEEIVGVGVVDLLSNAKLDTGRTATVAILAETPKLRNMS, encoded by the coding sequence ATGGATTCTTCTACTCCTACGCGTGGGCAAATTGAACGTGCATTGTCACAGCGAATTCAAGCATTGTATCGCAATCAGCTGGAGCATCAACCAAGCCGCATATCTTGCCAAATTTTTGATGAAAAAGTCGCAATTATTTTAGAAGATTCTATCACCCAACCTGAGCAACTTCTCGTCAATACTGGTCAAGAAGAATTAGCCCAAGAAGTTCGTTCCGAGATTGATGAAGCGCTAAAGCCGCAAATTCAATCAATCATTGAAGAGATCGTGGGAGTAGGTGTTGTCGATTTATTAAGCAATGCAAAACTTGACACGGGTCGCACTGCGACTGTAGCGATTTTAGCAGAAACACCAAAACTCCGTAATATGTCCTAA
- a CDS encoding zinc-dependent dehydrogenase, with protein MKAQVYRGVKQLSYEDLPIPTLEADEVLVRVRVVGLCQSDIKKILYPLYEPPRIFGHETAGVIAAVGEDVRNWQVGTRVVVMHHIPCMRCGYCLNDNFSMCDMYKNICTTAGFVPSGGGFAEYVKVPGHIVRNGGLIPIPDDVSFEVASFVEPTNCCLKAVKKAQIAPGQTVLITGAGPIGLMFIMLVKYFGARAIATDLLPSRITKALSVGAEAAFDARDADLVAKIHAMTDGMGVDTTLLAVPSEKAFFQALDCTRKGGKILFFAEFPEEVEIPLNPNVLYRREIDLIGSYSSSFRMQNLAADIVFNSRIDVAALISDRFPLQELSAAVERAIAPTQETYKILIYP; from the coding sequence ATGAAAGCACAAGTGTATCGCGGTGTCAAGCAGCTAAGTTACGAAGATTTGCCAATACCGACTCTCGAAGCTGATGAAGTGTTGGTAAGAGTGCGCGTTGTCGGCTTGTGTCAATCGGATATTAAGAAAATTCTTTACCCCTTATACGAACCGCCGCGCATTTTTGGACATGAAACAGCGGGAGTCATTGCAGCGGTTGGCGAAGATGTCAGAAACTGGCAAGTGGGAACTCGCGTCGTTGTCATGCACCACATTCCTTGTATGCGCTGTGGATACTGTCTTAACGACAATTTTTCAATGTGTGATATGTATAAAAACATTTGCACAACGGCTGGGTTTGTACCGAGTGGCGGGGGTTTTGCTGAATACGTTAAGGTTCCTGGTCATATCGTACGTAATGGTGGGTTAATTCCGATACCAGATGATGTGAGTTTTGAAGTCGCAAGTTTTGTCGAACCGACGAATTGCTGTCTCAAAGCAGTAAAAAAAGCCCAAATCGCGCCAGGACAAACTGTATTAATAACAGGTGCAGGACCAATTGGGTTAATGTTTATTATGTTGGTGAAGTATTTTGGCGCGCGGGCGATCGCCACTGATTTACTTCCTTCTCGAATTACCAAAGCATTGAGTGTTGGCGCCGAAGCGGCGTTTGATGCGCGCGATGCAGATTTAGTCGCAAAAATCCACGCGATGACAGACGGGATGGGTGTTGATACAACACTTCTGGCTGTACCGAGTGAAAAAGCCTTTTTTCAAGCTTTGGACTGTACGCGTAAAGGTGGGAAAATCTTGTTTTTTGCAGAATTTCCTGAGGAAGTTGAAATTCCCTTAAATCCTAATGTTCTTTATCGTCGGGAAATTGACTTGATCGGTAGTTACAGTTCCTCGTTTCGGATGCAAAACTTGGCTGCGGATATTGTCTTCAACTCGCGGATTGATGTTGCTGCGTTGATTAGCGATCGCTTTCCATTACAAGAATTGTCGGCGGCGGTAGAACGCGCGATCGCTCCTACTCAAGAAACTTACAAAATCTTGATTTATCCATAA
- a CDS encoding PIN domain-containing protein has product MYKPYWSQNILDEAISNLVARKISAEKAKNLEQVMKAAFPEAMVEVPAELEEAMRNHPKDRHVLAAAVMANAQVIVTHNLADFQTDALAPWNITAQSPDNFLCELFDAYPDYPAKIVQILQQQSQKYKKRSLSVAELLELLSQQRGANLPNFVNKIHRYTA; this is encoded by the coding sequence TTGTATAAACCCTATTGGTCACAAAATATTCTAGATGAAGCAATAAGTAATCTTGTTGCCAGAAAAATATCAGCTGAAAAAGCTAAAAACCTTGAGCAGGTGATGAAAGCAGCATTTCCAGAAGCAATGGTTGAAGTACCAGCGGAACTCGAAGAGGCTATGAGGAATCATCCCAAAGATCGCCATGTTCTTGCTGCTGCGGTTATGGCGAATGCACAAGTTATCGTAACCCATAATCTTGCAGATTTTCAGACCGATGCCTTAGCTCCTTGGAATATCACAGCACAGTCGCCTGATAATTTTCTTTGTGAACTGTTTGATGCATACCCAGACTACCCAGCTAAAATAGTTCAAATATTACAACAACAATCTCAGAAATATAAAAAACGTTCCTTAAGCGTTGCTGAGCTACTAGAGCTTCTGAGTCAACAGCGTGGTGCAAATTTACCTAACTTTGTTAACAAAATTCACCGTTACACAGCTTGA
- a CDS encoding helix-turn-helix domain-containing protein: MLSHNVPTDVVVHSQQLNHTPTAKLVSPKGEEILISESTYQVLRQVIEAMKAGQSITIVSQEQELTTQQAADLLNVSRPYLIKLLEQGEIPHIKVGTHRRVRFQDLMQYKEQRDSKRSELLQQLIEISEEAGLYEDNE, encoded by the coding sequence ATGTTAAGCCACAACGTTCCAACAGATGTAGTTGTACATTCTCAGCAGCTAAATCATACACCTACCGCAAAGCTTGTCAGTCCTAAAGGAGAAGAAATTCTTATTTCTGAATCGACTTATCAAGTTTTACGTCAAGTCATCGAAGCGATGAAAGCAGGTCAATCGATTACGATAGTTTCTCAAGAGCAAGAATTGACAACGCAACAAGCCGCAGATCTGCTCAATGTTTCACGCCCATATCTCATCAAGCTACTAGAACAAGGAGAAATTCCGCATATCAAAGTCGGAACGCACCGACGGGTACGTTTTCAAGATTTAATGCAATATAAAGAACAGCGAGACAGTAAGCGAAGTGAACTCTTGCAGCAGCTAATCGAGATTAGCGAAGAGGCTGGCTTGTACGAGGACAACGAGTAA
- a CDS encoding FAD-dependent oxidoreductase gives MQILTADVLVVGGGTGGTAAAIASARRGAKTILVSEFPWLGGMLTSAGVSAPDGNELEAFQTGLWGAFLKELQQRHGGLDRSWVSFFSYDPRVGAQIFAEWVQALPNLHWIRGEVPLEVYYQGGCITGVRFREFAVTAKITLDATELGDILALADVPYRWGWELQSEWNEPSAPVKPNALTAQYPVQAPTWVVIMQDYSTDIAPEIAPAPNYDASKFSRAWENYGVEQFLNYGRLPENRFMINWPIHGNDYGVGVERLIASKTAQNEFLQECFWHSQNFAYFIQSQIGCRYGLADVFDTGLAMHPYYRESRRVIGLDTVREQDILPIPTGQVAAFKPDAIAFGNYPNDHHYPGFEFPLTPKSIRWGGRWTGTPFTIPYGCLIPATIDGLLVCEKNISVSHIANGATRLQPVVMGIGQAAGTAAALCVEQGCQPRELAVRTLQEALLAQKAAIAPLFNLPPQHPDWLYWQKYYLDNPEKYPVDGNCPCAVYQDIPSDNTTKFSGTFYKHDTQNYTIRIDSPTEFCGSWILVTLRSHVNHQLETYPNNSPIEVSGRINYAGKWLLVQSIHT, from the coding sequence ATGCAAATATTAACAGCCGATGTGTTGGTGGTGGGGGGTGGTACGGGTGGAACCGCTGCGGCGATCGCATCAGCGCGACGCGGTGCAAAAACAATCTTAGTCAGTGAATTTCCTTGGTTAGGCGGAATGCTTACATCAGCTGGGGTATCTGCGCCGGACGGTAATGAGTTAGAAGCGTTTCAAACAGGGCTTTGGGGCGCGTTCTTAAAGGAATTACAGCAACGACATGGAGGATTAGATCGTAGTTGGGTCAGTTTTTTCAGCTACGATCCGCGCGTAGGAGCGCAGATTTTTGCCGAGTGGGTGCAAGCATTACCCAATTTGCATTGGATTCGTGGCGAAGTGCCTTTAGAAGTTTATTACCAAGGCGGTTGTATTACTGGCGTTCGCTTTCGCGAGTTCGCGGTGACAGCAAAAATCACTCTTGATGCTACCGAATTGGGAGATATCCTTGCCTTAGCTGATGTTCCTTATCGCTGGGGTTGGGAATTGCAGTCAGAGTGGAACGAACCAAGTGCGCCAGTAAAACCTAACGCTTTAACCGCACAATACCCAGTTCAAGCACCGACTTGGGTTGTCATCATGCAAGATTATAGTACAGACATTGCACCAGAAATTGCACCCGCACCCAATTACGATGCATCAAAGTTTAGTCGTGCGTGGGAAAACTACGGTGTAGAGCAATTTTTAAACTACGGGCGCTTACCAGAAAATCGATTTATGATTAACTGGCCGATCCATGGTAATGATTACGGTGTAGGAGTAGAACGTTTAATTGCATCAAAAACCGCACAAAACGAGTTTCTGCAAGAGTGTTTTTGGCACAGTCAAAATTTCGCTTACTTTATTCAATCGCAAATCGGTTGTCGTTATGGTTTGGCGGATGTTTTTGATACAGGTTTGGCGATGCATCCTTACTACCGAGAAAGTCGTCGTGTCATCGGGTTAGATACCGTACGCGAACAGGATATCTTACCAATACCAACAGGACAAGTTGCTGCTTTTAAACCTGATGCGATCGCCTTTGGTAACTACCCAAACGATCATCATTATCCTGGTTTTGAGTTTCCCCTCACCCCCAAATCAATACGTTGGGGCGGGCGTTGGACAGGAACGCCGTTTACAATTCCTTACGGTTGTTTGATTCCCGCAACTATTGATGGATTATTAGTATGTGAGAAGAATATCTCTGTATCGCATATTGCCAATGGCGCAACTCGCTTGCAACCCGTTGTTATGGGAATTGGACAAGCGGCGGGTACGGCTGCTGCTTTGTGTGTGGAACAGGGGTGTCAACCCCGCGAATTAGCGGTGAGAACTTTACAAGAAGCATTACTTGCACAAAAAGCGGCGATCGCTCCTTTGTTTAATCTTCCGCCACAACATCCTGATTGGTTGTATTGGCAAAAATATTACTTAGATAATCCAGAAAAATACCCAGTTGATGGCAATTGCCCATGTGCTGTATATCAAGATATTCCATCAGATAATACAACCAAATTTTCGGGAACTTTTTACAAACATGATACGCAAAATTATACTATAAGAATTGACTCACCTACGGAATTTTGCGGTAGTTGGATATTAGTAACATTGCGATCGCACGTCAACCATCAGCTAGAAACTTACCCGAATAATTCACCAATCGAGGTGTCTGGAAGAATAAATTATGCTGGTAAATGGCTGCTAGTCCAAAGTATTCATACTTGA